A single Lolium perenne isolate Kyuss_39 chromosome 6, Kyuss_2.0, whole genome shotgun sequence DNA region contains:
- the LOC127329061 gene encoding L-type lectin-domain containing receptor kinase SIT2 — protein MYPMERTLFLLHAIPFLVLLHLAASTTSNDQFVFNGFAGVNLTLDGNAMITPDGLLELTNDTVNLGHAFYPTPLSLQKLPNGTVQSFSLSFVFAILSVHNGISADGMAFFIAPTKNLSNTWAQYMGLLNSGNNGNKSNHMFAVELDTTQNQEFQDIDNNHVGINFNSLSSLQAYPAGYYDDKADGSFNNLTLISGKAMQVWADYDGESTQINVFLAPMGWAKPVRPLLASSYNLSTILRDPSYIGFSATTGAISTIHCVLGWSFAIDGPAPAIDIAKLPKLPRLGPKPRSKVLEITLPIASATFVLAVGVVIIVFVRKRFRYRELREDWEIDFGPHRFSFKDLFHATEGFRQKNLLGVGGFGKVYKGMLPKSKLEVAVKRVSHESRQGMKEFIAEVVSIGRLRHRNLVPLLGYCRRKGELLLVYDYMSNGSLNQYLYCENGRASLNWEQRLHIIKGIAFGLVYLHEEWEKVVIHRDVKPSNVLLDSEMNGRLGDFGLSRLYDHGTDPQTTHMVGTMGYLAPELVRTGKASALTDVFAFGVFLLEIASGQRPIKQNPFGNQHTLVDWVIERWHNGSLVDTLDPRLQGQYNIDEACLVLKLGLLCSHPFTSARPTMRQVMQYLQGHTPLPQLTAAHFGFTMQALAQNKGLESPSMPYPQLSTSFATFSGLSGGR, from the coding sequence ATGTATCCGATGGAGCGCACGTTGTTCCTACTACATGCCATCCCCTTCCTCGTTCTTCTTCACCTTGCAGCTTCCACAACCAGCAACGACCAATTCGTCTTCAATGGATTCGCTGGTGTTAACCTCACCCTCGATGGCAACGCCATGATCACACCAGACGGGCTCCTGGAGCTCACCAACGATACCGTCAATCTTGGCCACGCCTTTTACCCAACTCCACTGAGCTTGCAAAAGTTGCCCAACGGCACCGTGCAATCCTTCTCGCTCAGCTTCGTGTTCGCCATCCTCTCCGTCCACAACGGCATAAGTGCCGATGGCATGGCCTTCTTCATTGCTCCGACAAAGAACCTCTCCAACACATGGGCGCAGTACATGGGCCTCCTCAACAGCGGCAACAACGGCAACAAGAGCAACCACATGTTCGCGGTGGAGCTGGACACCACCCAGAATCAGGAGTTTCAAGACATCGACAACAACCACGTGGGCATCAACTTCAACAGCCTCAGCTCTTTGCAAGCCTACCCCGCTGGGTACTACGATGACAAGGCTGATGGATCCTTCAACAACTTGACTCTTATCAGTGGCAAGGCGATGCAGGTATGGGCTGACTATGATGGGGAATCCACACAGATCAATGTGTTCTTGGCTCCCATGGGATGGGCTAAACCGGTGAGGCCACTGCTTGCATCTTCCTACAACCTCTCCACAATTCTGAGAGACCCATCATACATCGGTTTCTCAGCCACAACCGGTGCAATCAGCACAATACACTGTGTTCTCGGCTGGAGCTTTGCCATTGATGGCCCTGCTCCAGCTATTGACATAGCTAAGCTCCCAAAGCTGCCACGGCTTGGTCCAAAGCCTCGCTCCAAGGTGTTGGAGATCACCCTGCCGATAGCCTCGGCCACATTCGTCCTTGCAGTAGGAGTTGTTATCATTGTATTTGTCCGCAAGAGATTCAGGTACAGAGAGCTGCGCGAAGATTGGGAGATTGATTTCGGGCCACACCGGTTCTCCTTCAAGGACTTGTTCCATGCAACGGAAGGGTTCAGGCAAAAGAATCTGCTTGGTGTGGGCGGGTTTGGCAAGGTGTACAAAGGTATGCTCCCAAAGTCCAAACTGGAAGTAGCGGTGAAGAGAGTGTCTCACGAGTCGAGGCAAGGGATGAAGGAGTTCATCGCTGAGGTTGTCAGCATTGGCCGCCTCAGACACCGCAACCTTGTGCCTCTGCTTGGGTACTGCCGAAGAAAAGGTGAACTTCTTTTGGTCTATGACTACATGTCGAATGGTAGCCTCAATCAGTATCTGTATTGTGAAAATGGTCGGGCATCACTGAACTGGGAGCAGAGGCTCCATATTATCAAGGGCATCGCATTTGGCTTGGTCTACCTTCACGAGGAGTGGGAGAAAGTCGTCATACACCGAGACGTTAAGCCAAGCAACGTGCTTCTAGATAGTGAAATGAACGGAAGGCTAGGCGACTTTGGTCTTTCAAGGTTGTACGATCATGGCACTGACCCACAGACCACACATATGGTTGGAACCATGGGGTACCTGGCTCCCGAGCTGGTACGCACGGGCAAGGCGTCCGCTCTTACAGACGTTTTCGCGTTTGGCGTATTTCTTCTCGAGATCGCTTCTGGGCAGAGACCTATCAAGCAAAATCCATTTGGGAACCAACATACATTGGTCGATTGGGTTATAGAGCGCTGGCATAATGGATCTCTCGTGGACACCCTGGATCCGAGACTCCAGGGTCAATACAACATCGATGAGGCATGTTTGGTGCTAAAGCTAGGCCTTCTCTGCTCCCACCCTTTTACCAGTGCAAGACCCACAATGCGGCAAGTCATGCAGTACCTCCAGGGTCATACACCGCTACCACAGCTAACAGCAGCACATTTCGGCTTCACTATGCAAGCTCTGGCGCAGAACAAAGGGTTGGAGTCCCCAAGTATGCCGTATCCTCAGCTATCGACCAGTTTTGCCACATTCTCTGGCCTCTCCGGAGGAAGATAG
- the LOC139832797 gene encoding L-type lectin-domain containing receptor kinase SIT2-like, protein MKFTLVHLLFLCLNLAAYTTGDDQFVYSGFSGANLTFDGAATVTPGGLLQLTNGTDQQKGHAFYPTPLNFTRSRGGEVQSFSASFVFAILSIYTDLSAHGMALVVASSKNFSSALPGQLLGLTDIQNNGNDSNHFFAVELDTIQNKEYNDLNANHAGANVNGLTSLQSYYAGYFDDKDGNFRNLSLISRQAMQVWVDYDHKVAQIAVTMAPIKIGRPVKPLFTATYNLTAVVTDDAYVGFSSATGTFDVRHYVLGWSFAMNGPAPAIDISKLPNLPRVGPKPRSKVLEIVLPIASGVFVLILGTIVVLVLQRRFRYAELREDWEVEFGPRRFAYKDLYRATGGFNNTHLLGIGGFGRVYKGVLPASEVEIAVKKVSHDSKQGIKEFIAEVVSIGRLQHRNLAPLLGYCRRKSELFLVYEYMSNGSVDKYLHGREGKPILNWARRWHIIKGIASCLVYLHEEWEKVVIHRDIKASNVLLDSDMNGRLGDFGLARLYDHDTDPQTTHVVGTIGYLAPELGHTSKATPLTDVFAFGVFILEVTCGQRPVNNASLQESQVLLVERVLEQWSKESLLDTVDKRLEGNYDAAEACVALKLGLLCSHPFANARPSMREVMQYLEGDMPLPEMTPTDLSFQMMAIMQNGGFDQFIMAYPSSSASIESTSLISVGR, encoded by the coding sequence ATGAAGTTCACCCTTGTCCACCTTCTCTTCCTCTGCCTTAATCTAGCAGCCTACACCACCGGCGACGACCAATTCGTCTACTCCGGTTTCTCTGGCGCAAACCTCACCTTCGACGGCGCAGCCACGGTCACTCCAggcggcctcctccagctcaCCAACGGGACAGACCAGCAGAAAGGCCACGCTTTCTACCCGACTCCGCTAAACTTCACCAGGTCTCGTGGCGGAGAGGTGCAGTCCTTCTCGGCCTCCTTCGTGTTCGCCATCTTGTCCATCTACACCGATCTGAGCGCCCACGGCATGGCCTTGGTCGTGGCGTCGAGCAAGAACTTCTCCTCCGCTCtgcctggccagctccttggcctcACGGACATCCAAAACAACGGCAACGACAGCAACCACTTCTTCGCCGTGGAGCTGGACACGATCCAAAACAAGGAGTACAACGACCTCAACGCCAACCATGCCGGCGCTAACGTCAACGGTCTCACATCGCTGCAGTCCTACTACGCCGGTTACTTCGATGACAAGGATGGTAACTTCCGCAACCTGAGTCTGATTAGCCGCCAGGCCATGCAAGTGTGGGTGGATTATGACCACAAGGTTGCGCAGATCGCTGTGACCATGGCTCCCATCAAGATCGGCAGACCTGTAAAGCCATTGTTCACAGCCACCTACAACCTCACAGCTGTGGTCACAGACGACGCATACGTCGGTTTCTCCTCTGCGACCGGCACATTCGACGTGCGACACTATGTACTTGGTTGGAGCTTTGCCATGAAcggccctgctccggccatcgacATCTCCAAGCTACCAAATCTTCCGCGTGTAGGACCGAAGCCACGATCCAAGGTATTGGAAATAGTTTTGCCAATAGCAAGTGGAGTGTTCGTCCTCATCCTGGGCACCATTGTTGTCCTCGTACTGCAAAGGCGTTTTAGGTACGCCGAGCTACGGGAAGATTGGGAGGTTGAATTCGGGCCACGACGATTCGCATACAAGGATTTGTACCGTGCAACAGGAGGTTTTAACAACACACACCTGTTAGGAATTGGAGGATTCGGCAGGGTATACAAGGGTGTCCTTCCAGCGTCTGAGGTGGAGATTGCTGTGAAGAAGGTGTCACACGACTCAAAGCAGGGCATCAAGGAATTCATTGCAGAGGTGGTTAGCATAGGACGTCTCCAACACCGCAATCTTGCACCATTACTTGGTTACTGCCGACGAAAAAGTGAGTTGTTTCTGGTCTACGAGTACATGTCAAATGGAAGTGTTGACAAGTACCTGCACGGCAGAGAAGGCAAACCAATTCTGAATTGGGCTCGTAGGTGGCATATCATCAAAGGCATTGCATCATGCTTGGTCTACCTTCATGAAGAGTGGGAAAAAGTTGTAATCCATCGGGACATCAAAGCCAGCAATGTCCTCCTGGATAGCGACATGAACGGAAGGCTTGGTGACTTTGGCCTTGCAAGATTGTACGACCACGACACTGATCCGCAGACCACACATGTGGTTGGAACGATAGGATACCTAGCTCCAGAGCTAGGACACACTAGCAAAGCGACCCCTCTTACTGACGTATTTGCTTTTGGAGTATTCATTCTTGAAGTTACTTGTGGGCAGAGGCCTGTCAACAATGCAAGCTTACAGGAGAGCCAAGTGCTGCTGGTCGAACGGGTGCTCGAGCAATGGAGCAAGGAATCGCTCCTCGATACCGTGGATAAGCGGCTTGAGGGCAACTACGACGCTGCCGAGGCATGTGTGGCTCTCAAGCTAGGCCTGCTATGCTCTCACCCATTCGCGAATGCAAGACCATCTATGCGGGAAGTGATGCAGTACCTTGAGGGGGACATGCCGCTGCCGGAGATGACACCGACGGATTTAAGTTTTCAGATGATGGCCATAATGCAGAATGGAGGATTTGACCAATTCATCATGGCATATCCTTCATCGTCAGCGAGTATTGAAAGCACGTCTCTAATTTCAGTTGGAAGGTGA